One region of Oryza sativa Japonica Group chromosome 10, ASM3414082v1 genomic DNA includes:
- the LOC136353720 gene encoding photosystem II CP47 reaction center protein, translating into MGLPWYRVHTVVLNDPGRLLSVHIMHTALVSGWAGSMALYELAVFDPSDPVLDPMWRQGMFVIPFMTRLGITNSWGGWSISGGTVTNPGIWSYEGVAGAHIVFSGLCFLAAIWHWVYWDLEIFCDERTGKPSLDLPKIFGIHLFLAGVACFGFGAFHVTGLYGPGIWVSDPYGLTGKVQAVNPAWGAEGFDPFVPGGIASHHIAAGTLGILAGLFHLSVRPPQRLYKGLRMGNIETVLSSSIAAVFFAAFVVAGTMWYGSATTPIELFGPTRYQWDQGYFQQEIYRRVSDGLAENLSLSEAWSKIPEKLAFYDYIGNNPAKGGLFRAGSMDNGDGIAVGWLGHPIFRDKEGRELFVRRMPTFFETFPVVLVDEEGIVRADVPFRRAESKYSVEQVGVTVEFYGGELNGVSYSDPATVKKYARRSQLGEIFELDRATLKSDGVFRSSPRGWFTFGHATFALLFFFGHIWHGARTLFRDVFAGIDPDLDAQVEFGTFQKVGDPTTRRQPV; encoded by the coding sequence ATGGGTTTGCCTTGGTATCGTGTTCATACTGTCGTATTGAATGATCCGGGTCGATTGCTTTCGGTGCATATAATGCACACAGCTCTAGTTTCTGGTTGGGCTGGCTCGATGGCTTTATACGAATTAGCGGTTTTTGATCCCTCTGATCCTGTTCTGGATCCAATGTGGAGACAAGGTATGTTCGTCATTCCTTTCATGACTCGTTTAGGAATAACCAATTCGTGGGGTGGTTGGAGTATTTCAGGAGGAACTGTAACGAATCCGGGTATTTGGAGTTATGAAGGCGTGGCAGGGGCGCATATTGTGTTTTCTGGCTTGTGTTTCTTGGCAGCTATCTGGCATTGGGTATATTGGGACCTCGAAATATTCTGTGATGAGCGGACGGGAAAACCTTCTTTGGATTTGCCCAAGATCTTTGGAATTCATTTATTTCTTGCAGGGGTGGCTTGCTTTGGCTTTGGCGCATTTCATGTAACGGGTTTGTATGGTCCTGGGATATGGGTGTCTGATCCTTATGGACTAACTGGAAAAGTACAAGCTGTAAATCCGGCGTGGGGTGCAGAAGGTTTTGATCCTTTTGTTCCGGGGGGAATAGCTTCTCATCATATTGCTGCGGGTACATTGGGCATATTAGCGGGCCTATTCCATCTTAGTGTCCGTCCACCTCAACGTCTATACAAAGGATTACGTATGGGCAATATTGAAACTGTACTTTCCAGTAGTATCGCTGCTGTTTTTTTTGCAGCTTTCGTAGTTGCCGGAACTATGTGGTATGGGTCAGCAACTACCCCAATTGAATTGTTTGGGCCTACTCGTTATCAGTGGGATCAGGGATACTTTCAGCAAGAAATATATCGAAGAGTTAGTGATGGGTTAGCCGAAAATCTCAGTTTATCAGAAGCTTGGTCTAAAATTCCCGAAAAATTAGCCTTTTATGATTATATTGGTAATAATCCGGCAAAGGGGGGATTATTCAGAGCAGGCTCAATGGACAATGGGGATGGAATAGCTGTTGGATGGTTAGGACATCCTATCTTTAGAGATAAAGAAGGGCGCGAACTTTTTGTACGCCGTATGCCTACTTTTTTTGAAACATTTCCGGTTGTTTTGGTAGATGAAGAGGGAATTGTGAGAGCGGACGTTCCTTTTAGAAGAGCAGAATCCAAATATAGTGTTGAACAAGTAGGCGTAACGGTGGAGTTCTATGGTGGCGAACTTAATGGAGTAAGTTATTCTGATCCTGCTACTGTAAAAAAATATGCGAGGCGTTCCCAATTAGGGGAAATTTTTGAATTAGATCGGGCTACTTTGAAATCAGATGGTGTTTTTCGCAGCAGTCCAAGGGGTTGGTTCACTTTTGGTCATGCTACCTTTGCTTTGCTCTTCTTTTTCGGACACATTTGGCATGGGGCTAGAACCTTGTTCCgagatgtttttgctggtattGATCCAGACTTGGATGCTCAAGTGGAATTTGGAACATTCCAAAAAGTCGGAGATCCAACTACGAGGAGACAGCCAGTCTGA